Part of the Colletotrichum destructivum chromosome 12, complete sequence genome, TGAAGTGGACAGACCATAAGAATGCAAAACTTACGGTTGAACTGTCCTTACTTACCGACCATAGCATCACATATTATTGCTACTATCAGTAAAAGTCAAGATGAGGTTTCCTTATGTAGAAACAGTGCATAATCGGACTGCTCCAGAGATGAGATAGGAAACTGGTATAATTTTGTTACTTTCCCCCTATGTGTCGATCTTTATGCGCCACTTGGATGTTTGAGCATGGAAATTCATGCGCCTGTGTTCTTGAGGACAGTCGTCTGCATCCTCCAACGAAACTTTTGCATTTCGCACTTCTTATGGATGCATGCGTAACATGAAGCATAAGCTTTCCAGGTGATCGATATGATGTGACATTCAGCTTGATCACTTGTATTAATAAAGTCAAATTATCGAAAAGTTTGAATTACCGCCAATGACAGCGTTGCCCACACATCGTCGGACTAATAAAAGTAAAAGATGAACCTGCTGAGGAGTATACTTCGAGAAGGATACCTTTGCTACTTTCTCTCTCATCGACTTCTTAACTTTCAGGAAGTCAGGGAAGCCCTGAATGTCATCTCATTCACCAACAGCCGGCAAACGTGCCAAATCAAGATGTTCCGAGGCACACCGCGCGTCCAAAATCAAAAGAAGCGCATCCTCGGAAGGAAAGAAATTGAAACTGTTCGGCAGCAGCTGACAGGCCCATAGAAAGGTAGGGGGTCAATGAGATGGATTGTCGAGTATGATGAAAGAAGGACTATGAACGTATCAGTCTATCTATATGATGAATGGACGATCCCCTGATACTGGCGCATCTTTGGCAGTATTTATTAGATAAACGATATTGATTCGATGCAATACACCTGGAGTTCATTGATCAAAGAGTGGTTGTTGTGCTTGGTTAAGGGATTCTCCCTATCCCGGTCGAAGCGGGGTTCTGTCTTGCATCTACCCGTTCTCACCGGTCCTTGCATAGTACATTTGTGCGAGTATTGTAGTTTTGACAGCCTCTAATCCCGACCCAGGCGTCAATTTAACAGACTTAGTCATGCCCGTAAAATGCCCTAAAGTCTGTGATGCATAGTGCGACTACTGTTGTAACGAATGTGCTGGGCTAGGCCTGACAAAAACTAACACATCAAAAGTGTTTTGCGCGGGAACAGTTCAAAATAAAAACTTCTCAGGGGTACGGAAACTGCAACTTTGAGGCGGATAAAACCTCAAGGTAAGTTGAAACAGAATGTTTAGGTGCAAAATGGGAGCCCGAAGCCTGGGAACATGTGACGGAAGCTCAAAGGTGCTTGGGGGGCGTCTTCGAGGCACAACTGTTACGATCCAACCAGTTGGGGTGCTGACCGGCACACTCGCAGGCTTCTTCCatctcgtcctcttcgtATCTGCCTTCACGCAGGGGGTAATGAGAACAGATTTATCACATCGGAAATTTGCTTCGTGCTGCATCTGGTTGTCCTGACCTGCTTATCACAATAATGGAGAACCGAAACCGACCATAGTAGAAGAAAGCGACCCCAAAGGCGTCAGAACTATGAGGCTTTGGCTATGTCACATCTAATCGTCACAGCCATGACGACAGGCCAAGTAGCGAATGGGTTGTCAGTAATCGGCCGGAAAGTGAGCTTGAGAGTGTGGCTTCTCTTCAACTACTGCTCGTCAAACTTTGTCACTCATGATGCATTCTTTGCTTCTGCTTGGAATGCCGAGCTGTATTGTTTAGATCTCCCAGATAAAAGCTGTCCGTGACCACGAAAAGATTAGATCTCGACCTTGATCTTCTCAATCGAACTATTGATATCAACCCGTTGCGTAACGAGATAGAGGAGAACCCGCGCAGTTCCATCAGGGATTCCATTGTAAGCCTATGCAATCTTAACATCATGCACATTTCTAGTAACAGTGACGAAAGCCGTGGGAACTAGTGATAAAAGCGCCTCCATGTCTGACTTCATTCTGACGACGCGCGATTCAAGACCTTTTGAAGAGCAGACGCCTGTTACAACCCAGTCAACTGCAACATTGACCGATGTAACTGTGCTGTGCAGAACAGGGAATCTTAACAACGAATTCGATTTTCCTGAAGCCTTGCATAGCGTTAGAACAATCATCTTGACATGTTCTCATAAATACAAAACCACCGAACAACTATTCGTATCCTCACCCAACGTACACAACCGACCCGCCTCCGTCGCATCAAAACCTGTCCAACATAGTACACCTACCGATTCCCGGTCTGATGGAAGTCATATCATCTACATCTCTGGTGTCACCCTTAATCATCATCTTGTTGCAATGCCAAACGTGCTCAGGGTCTGCAGATTTGTAGTACAGGCCGACTCTCTTTTCTCCAGAAtccagccgccgcagcgcACTGACAGCAAGCCTCCATAGATGTAAGCAATGTGCCCTATGGAATTCCCAGGCAAGGTAAAAATCAGTAGGAGAGCTATTTTCGATGTtgtcgaaggcggcgagcaTGACATCCTCTAAAGTGGCCCGCTTTGACATTGCCGCATCCCAATATATCGGAAACGTCGTACGCCCTGTCGCGGCAGGATACAAGTCGGTCGAGTTGGATTCGGACTTCTCCACAACCGCGCGGTCGTAGCAAGACGATGGAAGCCATTCACTTAACAATGTATTAGTCAAGAGGGCCCGGCGGGGTTTGTGATGGGGATACAGCGGGTGGCACTGAGCAGACCTTAACGTACTTAACGTATACATCGAAAACACAACCCTTTAACCGAGCTTCTTTTTGCGACGCACCGCAAGGGGATTCCATCACATTCGCAACGCTAGGGAATATTCGGGGCCAAGGATGCTGTCGAGCGTTTAGTTGTGTTGTATAGACGATGAAgagaccgaggaggacgacgacagtAGTTGAGCAGAGTAGGTGAACGGAAGTAATCAGGTGGCACATTTTTCTGCAGCTAAAGCGCTTGTGATTTCTGTTGTTCAATGTTTCGACTTCTTTGATGAATCTGGAGAGCGGGGGATTGACGTCTCAGCTATGGACAGTAGTTATTGCACGGATGGAGAAGTCTGAAGATCACAGCTGGTGAGAGGTGCAAGTGATATCATAGCGGTAACTACTGTATTCAATATATAATCTGTGACGGAACTACATAAGTACATAGAATAGCCTTATACAGATAAGGGGTCCTCTCTTTTGTGCGTGTTAGGCAGCGATCGTCAAGTAGGGGGTTAATAGGATAAATTGATGAGCATGAAGAACGAATGACTATAGGAATATCCCGACTATCTATATGTTGAGTAGAGGACTCCTTGTACTGGCATATCCTAGGCAAACTTAGTTATGTGACAGTTCCTAGGATTGTTAGACTGACGCGTGTGTCTGGATAAAAGGCAGCTGAAACTTGCCTATCTGCATAATTGCAATATGCAAGAGCTGGTGAGAGCAGGTAGATACAAGACAGAGCCCTGCTTCGACCGGGATAGGGAGAATCCCTTAATCAAGCGCAACAATCACTCTTTGATGAATGAACCCTAGGTGTATTGCATTGAATTGACATTGATAATCTAACACACTTATCCCTATTTGTGCCTGCATGGCGCAGTAGCGTGCGTCTAGCAACCGCTTTTTGAAGGGGGGCTGGTTTGGGTGCACATGCGGCATTAAACTTTGCGAAGAGAACGCGCGTCAACTTCCTTGCCGGATGCAAATAAGTAgttgttgtgttgttgttgtatttaacgccatggcggcaagggtggagcccttgtcgcagacctcccgaggggtatgtggcgtggagagccgtgggctaggactacgtacttcatacatcgcctttcctttcgtcctccaaatcctgcctgatggctactttgccttctatctgtccctggttcccgctggttccccagtttcattgcttcccgtctatttccctttaggggttgagttggctgtctagatcccgtgccggAGCCCGGCCCCTAGTAGCGtgggcagatcttccggaagaagtggGTCACgcgcaggaaggcctcaaagccttttgggtcagtcattagtcccttgaagtatcgttcaagagaccccataggtcctatggggtcgagcggaccagatgggtagagggtgggccactgctgcctcctcgccaaggtcgctgggcagtagaccagatgatctacgtcttttgcctccccgcaggagcaggttagcaaggcttcggtgtggttaaagcgttggtgatagtgttcaaagtccccgtgacccgaccgggccgctaagaggtggtgaagggtgctccgtggtagggcgagttcgggagggcaggagaagtgtagcctcagtccaagctgggtgtaccgttcggtcgcctctttaccccaccactgtctgtactggtttcgtaatctctctctgccaagccgtttgatcccggagagcgtagctagttggcctagcgggaccggcagcgctgcgccctccttggctagccggtccgcctcttcgttgcccttaatcccctggtgtcctggcgcccagtgggtgtggatgttgtatatcctaacagcagcttggatctcgagcaccgctgcttgcgaggtgtctggtgcctcgccccgtattccttggatgacactggtgttgtcgatgcagatgtgtatcggctggccttgggaggttaagagggcccgccggagtcctatcctcgccccttcagcctcggcgtcgaacacctctgctagaccgagtcggccgcagccctgggccacgcgcctgttgctgcggtagataacgaacccatatcctgtggctccgttcgtcgttttggagccatctgaaaagacaaccatgtggctgtctggtacggtctttagccaggcctggaaagctttggctgcttctttcttagtctgcaggactatcAGGTCTTGTGACCCTGGGAGGtactgcggttggatgagtgctggtctcgggcattttggtgcaaggtctgcagtccgttggagcttcgtctgctgccgccctcgttgggagagcctcggtacaagagggtgttgtggatcaaccttctttagacgtgctgcgaagcggaggcggactccttccagagccaccttgcttggtggtagtccagcatccctaaggaggctgcgtGTTGgagttgttttccaggccggcaggatagcccttgctgccgttgtgatgaccctttcgagcttgattgcaagacccttctggcctgtactgacttcatctatcgggagagaaacattgcggccggtatcgatggctctgccaggggctggcttggtcatgcctccataccaggtctcggccccgtacagggcgattggcaggacgcaggagatcacagccttgcgtacagcagcggccgggagcccgccttttgtgtttgtcaggtgtctaagatgttgggccgccttcgtcgccgcagccagctttgtttcaacatggtgtcggaaagagagcctcttgtcgaaccagacccctagccaacggatgggcttcgttgatgctacgattctaaggtgtctcgccttgatctctggcagatctctttgctgattatgtttccttgtgaagtggatagcctcggacttctttgggtcaaaagcgaccttgttctccgttccccagtcgaggatacgtgtgatctcttggccgaggctcgcagcattactctcaagggacgggcccatagccagaaggccgatgtcgtctgcgtacccgaaccgaagcttcgggtcttctgctaagatgtctgcgatgtaaagcaggaaaagaataggagacagcggggagccctggggcagcccgcaagccagcgggaagtcctctgttgttgcgtcctccagcctgactctggctgttcggttcgaagcaaagtggaatatcagtttggccaggctgtgaggccagccttgttggcgtagccggacaatcagACGGTTCCGAAGGACATAAtcaaaagccccttggacgtccatcgttACCAATGTCgctgtgagccctttgtcgAGAGCCATCTCGATGTCGTGagcgaggcaggtggttaggtcaaccgctgacctgccaagtagagcccctatttgttgtgggctggtcaccccttctaggatggtaaggtaggacattcttctggctatcagcctctcgagccctttcccaagacaagatagtagggctattggccgccagGATCCGGCCTTTGAGAAGTCTGTTTTCCCTGctttctggatcatagcgacctccgctctgcggaaaggctgggggaagtagcccgtctgtatgcaggcttggaacagttgtctgacaggctcAGATACAAGGTCCCAGCAggcctgaagcagccgtgttgtgatcccgtcgatgccaggggtcgtggtccttgtcagggtagcctccctcagctcttctctACTGATGGCATCCTGCCAaggtatccgtcgtcgagagaccgtagggacgtcgaacgggtctccCGGCAGGTCATCCTGGGCACTGAACCTCTctaggagggctcttcggagtgctTGGGCCTTAccctgagtgtcgttgatcgtctgaccctccactaccagagggggggctctTACCCctaggctagcctttcgccagcccataatcttgtagaggtcttggtccgaggtaactccttcgatcttagcagtccagtaggcccgcttagctttcctgactgtactcaagaagaccttctgctcttcgagggtagcgagacgtggggtctgctctagttcttgggcttgtcggcagcaggcctcgcggtacgttcggtgggcttctgcgcactcctccgtccaccaaggggccccttTCCCATGCTTGCCTCGtttctttcctacagcctggacagccgtggagagaaggtcgactagtcgttccgcttgggtgtccaaATCGGCAGGGGTAGGTTCATCCTGGAGAGTAGGCAGGACTGAGgctcctgctctgatcaggtctctaaaccggggtagggccgagtTTGCGACTGATAGTGACTGTGGTtggtctgtctgttgttgtcggtgcttTTGAAGCGGGATCGTTGCGAtaattgcttgatgatcggcccctgggtggatgtgtgggctgaccactgcgtgtgcgagGGGAATGTTTGAGAAGGTAAGATcgagtacatggccttgggcatgagtcgcagtccctgtctcgccgatgaatgccaggccgtggccatctgcccagtctgctatgtcgccccccctattcctgttcctcgatccgggctcccaggagtagtGATGAGCGTTGAGGTCCCCTGCTacaaggactctttctggcggcctgtatTCTAGTAgggttgtggttgtgtgATTGTGTGGGTCTCCTGGTTGTctgtatacgttaaccacagtaGTTGCGTTGTCAACTGTGATCCATAggatgtcccttgtctggacgggcctctgctgctgggccttccacttcatccctttccgtatgtaggtcatGACCCTAGGCCTGGtttccctgtccttccaaaagtccactgggacgtaggaatCAAAACCTGgatgtgtgttgatttgcattttgtcaacatagcctatccagggttcctggaccagtacaatgtcgatcagctcagcccagcagagctccaggaaagctgtgtgtgctggcgactgcttccctacgttgcactgagctatacgtagcacctgtggagaggcctgctttggcctacgtctccgagtcgagttccaggtgggtgtaggcattagcaacgttgtaatccggtttctgggctacTCTTTGACTCCTGTTCAAGAGAGGTAGAATAGCgcggttagtctggggaggaccTTCGGCGTCTTCaggctcatcctcactcgtgctgctactatcggtgtccctgtcACCGAGGCACATaattgagctctcggaaggtgtccttttgcgtggccgcttggagccgggcggttgatcctggtcggagggagggaggtccccaggctgttgggtgctgcTCCTAGAGGCGCTTAGACTGAcctcatagagggcgtcataggccttctgtccaactttgcggatccgagcccgctccttccggtctgggagggcagggatgccgttcatcatcataggcctagctggacaattcttgtggctagcctggaacgggccgcaacagttcgcacacttcggtttagctgtacagggcccagtctcgtgcgagtctgaaggtctgctgcagttgttgcagagcggctgtcggttgcagtagctgtttgagtggtagccctggcagccagggtcgtgtctgatgagcgtcttcctcttctgaatgagttgggacctgctgctttggttgaacagtctgaagggctgtacctctgttaggaatgagatgacccaagagacttcgttcgtaatggggttcggcccaaggcgggattgccgggcccgggtgggcttctgtcttgtctgggcaaagacctcgtcctcgatcaaggtggctgggtccagggcgtccccgtcaacgctccacagtttggctgggcagcgcgggacgacgtaggtaaaccactttataggggtctctatcttgtaagcccctaagcagcccgctagtttttgcttgtctgccaggaggccttgctggatctgcttgtttgatggccttagtgagtatccggtcgcaatgtggtagatgtgagggatatctgccagttggaggccaaaggtccggcaaactgtctggcgTAGGGCAAAAGgagcgttctttcgggcagctgacaggccctcctccgagatgcgggcgaagaccctgaggtcctctttcggctggggttggggctggggtggggcctgggattttgtctggggtctggcctgcgggcgggtcggagcccggtgggggtctggagctgtacctggtgccgaggccgtgacggcggcccagctccgggtcagtgtcggagcatgttccttgttaatgagcttctttagggcttggatcacataggccgtagcctctttcgcgatctgcttcctggggccctcaaagctggagacgacattatcCACAGACTGCGCGATAGTCAAGAAGACatccttgcgggcctcatagtgcctggcctcctcgtccagggcgaaCAAGACAGAGCCAGTGGCGGTCCTACCAGTAACTGGAGTTGAGATCGGAGgcccctttgccgttgggggagCTGGGTTGAAGGtgttaggctggcttcccgcgaggctgggccggagtggctgagtctcggtattgcggcggcgtttagcccttgatggagaggttggctctggaggtggcccagggccccgatcggggccggccggtgaggccggcagcggtccgatgcccgccggaggctgtgaggccatcgcggaagggctccggagcagagaagtgaagagttttcggctgttaaggattctagtggttcatcacctgattcactaacagcggatgccaagaaaaattaggcgagAGGGAAGTGAGAGGAATGTCCTGTTGTTTTGCGCAACCACAAGGAGGATAAGAATAGGGTCCAAGTAATGGTCAAACTAAGGCTTTGCAAGGGAAACGCGGCAGACCAATTCGGGAACTTGGCTAAGGATTCATCAGGGAAGAACCTAGTGAACATGCTCTCCTGGCAAGTGAGGCCTTTCGAGAACTGAAATGGTGGTGAAACATGCCACGTGCCGAGGTCACCAGCCTGTGGGAGTCCCCATGTCCAATCCATCAAATGTAGACAACTGTCTGTTGATGGGTTCAGGGTCTGCCATAGCCAAAGGATCCCAAGAAACACTCGCACCTAGATATCTCGAGAACAACTGATCAATGGGAGGGTACCCATCTTGTGTTTCGGTCGTTGAGTGATGGCAGTGGGGCTCCATTGACCGGGGCGGCTCCATGCCAGCCCTGGACCTGCTCAAATGCGAACCCAAATGCTTCCGAAGTGTCTCTATGTAACCCGGCTCGTTTGGCTGAATCCCGTTTTGAGAAGTAAGGTAATCCTCTCTGATTTTCCAAGCTCTCAAGATGAAGTTCCCAAGAGCGATGTTGTACCCTTGAGAAGAATCGAGGAACTCAGGATGGTATTCGTAAAGGGCAGGGATTTGTTGCCACGCCCTTTCGACCAAAGCTCCAGTCAAGCGCTGGCTCAGCTGGCCCACCATCAAGACAACAACGTCATATTGAAAGAGTAGCTTCAGAAACCAGTGAAATCCAGGATGCTTGTTCAACCTGTACGCATTGATGTTGTGTTCCGTGGTCATCACAGACCACTTGAAGAGATTGTCTTTCGGCGTCAAAATCTCTGTGCCCCATTCTGGCTGTTCCTGCGGAGGACAAGTGGACTCCTTAACCTTCTGAAGTACAAGGGACTTTAAGAGACTCGCAAACTCATGTACCGGGCCGGCAGAAGGGTCGGAGTTTTTCTCAATGACGCTGTTTAGTCGATGCTCGAGAATATTGATAAAGCCATTAATATGAGCCGATTGCATTTTGGTTCTTCTACCGGAACTCAGGGTGCTCAGTTCGCTGTGGAGCATGAGGGACTCGAGGTCCTGTTGTTGATAGAGGCAGAAGCCAATCTGATAGACCAATAGTGGAATCACCATTTCGGTCGGGCCTTCGCGTTCTTGATATGGCTCCGTCGCACCGGTGTGGAGATCCGCGTCGTTCAAATTCTTGGGCAGTTTGCAGTCGCTCGGTCGAGGGAGCAGCGATTGGCTCAGGCCCGATATCATGGAGAATTTCGAGTCCAGCATGAATATTTGCCACCAAATTCGGCGCCGCATTTCGGTTTCGAAGTGTGGAAGACCAAGGAGCTCCCCGTCTCTATGAAGGCCCATTTTCTGCGCAATACGAACACAGATGCCATTGAGAATCCAAGCTCCATGGATATTGCACCTACCCTGGATTGACATCTTCCATAAAGTTAGCAGATAATACAATTGAACGGAGGTTTAGTGCGGTTCAGCCTCACAATATGCAGAACCAGGGCTTGCAGGGTCGTGAGATCGTGAGACTTGAGGAATTCTGCTCGGAACAGGCTGGTCCTCACGCCGGAGGAAAACCGCCGGAAGGCAGTCTTGCATGTAGAGCCCAGCATAGTCATGCATTCTTCCTCTGTCATTGTGATAACAGACAGGCTGTAGACCGCAAAGAGAAGGGCCTCGGCATTGTGTGGTAATGTTCCCCGGCTActggcggcctcgaccacAAGCGGTTGCAACGTTGGCACGTGGATAATCTTGGTGAGGGAATTGACCCGATCAAGGAACGTTTGCCACAGGCGAAATATCTGACCAGCACGTGGATATAGGTCTCCGGGATCGTCGTATGCTGCATCTCCACCAACAAGCAGATACTCGCTGTAGTCGGGCATCGATGCTCCGGGGTCCCAATCGTGTGGCTCTGCTTCAACTgcctcgtcttcttgttCAACGAGCTCTCTCATGCCTCGCAACTGTAGGGCTTTTGTCAGCAAGATGCCCCCAAGTCTGTTTGGTTCTAGAAAACGCACCTCCTCGTAAACTGTAGCCCAGAGGAAGTTGTCCATGAACCGCACAGCTCCACCTTCCACGACGAGTTTTCCGGCAGGTTTCCAATTGAATTCGTTGTTCTGATATTGCGGGATGCTCGAGGACTGTCGCGGAGCGTCTATATTGTCAAAATCCAGAGGCTCCTTGCTGGCTGCCACATAATTGGCCAAAAGCTTTTCACATCGGGCGAGTCTGGCTTTTAGCTCTGCATTGGGTTGCCTTCGATTCCGCGCCGGTGCTGGGATACTGGGCCTGCATCTTTCTTTAGACTATCCCAATGCCATATTAGCGATAATCCGATGTAGATTTGAAAGTAACGCAAGCATATATCGGAGACGTGGATATGAACAGGCTGGTTGGGATGTTGGGACGCTCATCAGCGCCCGTCTCAGTGAGAAGAGGCAAAGCAGATGAAAGAAGGGATAGATGGCATCATGCCAAGTCTCATGGTGAGTTTTCGTACCTTGACGCAGTTTGCACACGGATATTTCCGATCGCACTTCACCTTCCGGCGCTGGCAAAGCACGCAGGCTAGAGGCCGTGGCTGATTTGATGAGTGAACTTCCTTAGGAGAGGCTGACATGTTGTTAGAGAGACAGGTCGCGTCAAATGTAGGATGAGAAGGTTGAAGCAGTCCGCTCAGTCGGCCGCGAGGAAGGGTATGTTAAATAGAGCGATCGGGTTCGGCCAGAGACAGACCGACTTGCGGTatgacggttagtcagggtggccagcggaatatgcatatatgagtgagcagaaaagagtgtcttattcgtactaaagagtggatggtatcaccacgggcttgtgggcctaatgctatcctaataactgttccagagctagggccaggtggaaatgacaggctggcctgtttaagtacagtcagaccatcctggatgggttatgtccatgactcgcatagaagcatgcatggattctgtcacaccCCCTCAGAGAAGCAACTATTGAAGTTGTGTCTCTGGATAAAGCAGAGCTTTTGATAACTGACGATTAGCGAGAGCGACAGAAGGTAGGGTAATGTAGTGTTGAAGACCCAAGATTGGGATTTCCCTTGATCAAGTcgtgtggtgttgtgacCACTGCTGATCTGGTCTGCAGATCATCCTACCCAAGCATCTAAGCTGCCTGAGCtatctcggcttctctgagagccttgactTGTTGCTCAACGTTTGCCATACCTAGCTGGGCTAGAAATCGGCAGTGCTTCTGAGCTGGCAGTGCTTTGGTGAGTCCGTCTGCGACCATCTCATTGGTTTTGAtccagttgaagttgatgagaccacccctgacttcctgacgaagccaaagattgcTGATATTGATATGACGAAGCTTGCTAGTCACTTGAGGTCtctcggtggtgaggagtctcaaggttgcttggttgtcgcactggaga contains:
- a CDS encoding uncharacterized protein (Putative zn(2)Cys(6) fungal-type DNA-binding domain, transcription factor domain, fungi), producing MSASPKEVHSSNQPRPLACVLCQRRKVKCDRKYPCANCVKSKERCRPSIPAPARNRRQPNAELKARLARCEKLLANYVAASKEPLDFDNIDAPRQSSSIPQYQNNEFNWKPAGKLVVEGGAVRFMDNFLWATVYEELRGMRELVEQEDEAVEAEPHDWDPGASMPDYSEYLLVGGDAAYDDPGDLYPRAGQIFRLWQTFLDRVNSLTKIIHVPTLQPLVVEAASSRGTLPHNAEALLFAVYSLSVITMTEEECMTMLGSTCKTAFRRFSSGVRTSLFRAEFLKSHDLTTLQALVLHIMSIQGRCNIHGAWILNGICVRIAQKMGLHRDGELLGLPHFETEMRRRIWWQIFMLDSKFSMISGLSQSLLPRPSDCKLPKNLNDADLHTGATEPYQEREGPTEMVIPLLVYQIGFCLYQQQDLESLMLHSELSTLSSGRRTKMQSAHINGFINILEHRLNSVIEKNSDPSAGPVHEFASLLKSLVLQKVKESTCPPQEQPEWGTEILTPKDNLFKWSVMTTEHNINAYRLNKHPGFHWFLKLLFQYDVVVLMVGQLSQRLTGALVERAWQQIPALYEYHPEFLDSSQGYNIALGNFILRAWKIREDYLTSQNGIQPNEPGYIETLRKHLGSHLSRSRAGMEPPRSMEPHCHHSTTETQDGYPPIDQLFSRYLGASVSWDPLAMADPEPINRQLSTFDGLDMGTPTGW